One Perca flavescens isolate YP-PL-M2 chromosome 5, PFLA_1.0, whole genome shotgun sequence genomic window, atttagttgtgatggttaaggttagggtaagggttaaggttagggtaagggttaaggttaggcatttagttgtgatggttaaggttagggtaaggggctagggaatgcattatgtcaatgacaagtccccacaaagatagtaatacagacatgtgtgtgtgtgtctgtgtctgtgtgtgtgtgtgtgtgtatctgtaagtgtgtgtgtgtgtgtgtgtgtatctgtgtgtgtgtgtgcgtgtgtatctgtatctgtgtgtatctgtgtgtatgtgtgtgtgtgtgtgtatctgtgtgtgtatctgtgtgtgtgtgtgtgtgtgtgtctgtgtgtgagtgtatctgtgtgtgtgtgtgtatatctgtgtgtgtgtatctgtgtgtgtgtgtgtgtgtgtgtgtatctgtgtgtgtgtgtgtgtgtgtgtgtgtgtgtgtgtgtgtgtgtgtgtgtgtgtgtatatgtgtgtgtgtgtgtgtgtttctgtgtgtgtgtgtgtgtgtgtgtgtctgtgtgtgtgtgtgtgtgtgtgtctgtgtgtgtgtacctccagCAGGAAGACTCTAGCAGcgtgaggttgtgtgtgtgtgtgtgtgtgtgtgtgtgtgtgtatatgtgtgtgtgtatctgtgtgtgtgtgtgtgtgtgtgtgtgtgtatgtgtgtgtgtgtgtgtgtgtctgtgtgtgtgtgtgtgtttgtgtgtgtgtctgtgtgtgtgtacctccagCAGGAAGACTCTAGCAgcgtgaggtgtgtgtgtgtgtgtgtgtgtgtgtgtgtgtgtatctgtgtgtgtgtatctgtgtgtgtgtgtgtgtatctgtgtgtgtgtgtgtgtgtgtgtgtgtgtgtgtgtgtgtgtgtgtgtgtgtgtgtgtgtgtctgtgtgtgtgtacctccagCAGGAAGACTCTAGCAGCGTgaggtcgtgtgtgtgtgtgatgccagGCCGTGTACTCGTCCACTCTGGCTCGTCTCTCTGGTTGCCGTGGATACCAGTGCTGCGGGACCTCGTACTTGGTGACCAGGTACTTCATGATGGCGTCACTGCAACACAcgcattattttattttttaaataacatttatgtcaaaacctcgagactttcaaacatcaacatgtcatttattaatatgtatttgtgtctaaatgacataaacatcttttcatatTCTATGTTGTCTGGAAACTCTTCCAACACGCTGGCGTGTGGTGTGAAGAATAGGCgccggtcctatttctagcacgcACGTGTTTTCTGAGACGTGCgagtcacgcaggcagtgtgcacgcaggcagtgtgcacgctctgacctgttaccatgggaacccaaatataaacagacacgccacgcagccggaGGCCTAACAGCTCTGACACGGTCTTCACTGAGGACCGAGGACTGGAGGACACATCAGAGAGGATGGTCTGTTTCAGCTGCAGAGAGAGATTTAAGTCTGGACCTGGTCCAGGTCCTGGTCCAGGTCCtcgtcctggtcctggtccagTTCCTGGTCCAGGTCCTGGTCATCGGTACGGTACACCGTGTTCACACTGATCAAACACACCGAGCCCAGGTCCCTGAACTTTGAGTTTGCTCTTGACATGAATAAAagtttaatgaatgaatgaacaacacacacacacacacacacacacacacacacacacacacacacacctacagttgcgtgtttaatggtctcatcatcttagctggacttgtagccatTATATTGTTCGCTAgattactttagaatcaaacatcagatttataaaCTACTATAAACTActatgtgttctgtgtgtgtgtgtgtgtgtgtgtgtgtgtgtgtgtgtgtgtgtgtgtgtgtgtgtgtgtgtgtgtgtgtgtgtgtgtgtgtgtgtgtgtgtgtactgtacctCTCTGTGAGGACGAAGCCGTTGTCCACCATGACAGGTACTTTCTGCATCGGGTTCAACTTTGTGAATTCTGGAGTCCTGTTCTCTCCTGCACACACAAATCAGTGTAAGTGAAAAAGCTtaaaccaaactccattcagaaaCCACGCAGTTTAACGGTCCCTGGCTAACAACAAGCTTTTCAAACATTCCGAGAGACAAGAGCTTTCCTCAGTTCGGCATCATCACTACATCACAGTTAACTGACTCTACCACATTTTCCAGCTTCAATGTTTAACTCAACCCAACTTTCTGCCACTTAAACACCGCGCTGGACGTCAATAGAAATGCCTGAATCAAACTCGTAAAACCTGCATTTAACTGAAACACGGCGCTGCTTTTGTGTTTAATTATGGGCCGAATGTATCAGTAGAACATACCAACTTAAACCATCTCTGTAATTTcatattaaataaaaaggtttggAAAATCTCACAAGAAAACCTAAAAGCGGTCAGATTTCTAATGGAGTTTGGTTAGCCGCGATAAGCGCTCTGATGTGGGTCAAAGTTCTCCAGGGCAGAGATCAGGGCCAATGAAGCTCCTAAAAGTAGAAAGACAGAGACTTTAGACTGCTAACTGACCGCAATACTAACCGGTTAGTTAGTCGGTCCGTTAGTTAACTAGTTACCAGCCCGTTAGTTAGCCTGGTTAGCCGGTTAGCTGCTGACCTTTGCGCAGCGCCACGGTGCGGACCGTGTGCGGGATGTTGGTGCAGCCGAGCAGGATGTGGATCGCGCGGCAGGGCTGCGAGAGAAGGTCCAGGTACACCTCCAACAACCGGGCTGCCATGGAGACGGGACTCGGCTTTTAACGGGTAAAAGAAAACCGGTAAGAGAACAAACAGCTGCTGCTTCACctcctctgtgtttgtctgcagtCTGTTAGCGGCTCCGCTGCGCCGCCTGCAGGTCGCTCCGCACACTGCagcaacagggggtccggggccCCTAGGGGgatcctcagagtcactgcagggggccAGCAAAGTAAGGTAGTCACTCAGGTAGCAATCCACAGATCCAGGAAATACTAAAAAGctgaaggagagaagagaaaaacacagTTTAGATACAAAAACTACTACAATAAGATGATAACGTTAATTATTTGTACACATGTGTcgtttatatatcttttttattgcactttttgcacattaacactgtacatttgatcttttatatattattactgtgtatttgtttttaatataggcctatatgttaaAGTGTGGataatatatgttgtttgtatatctggagttgtaacaaaaataatttccccctgggattattaaagtatttctgattctgattctgatataaGTGTTTCTGTAATAAAAGGGCTGACTGTCTCACGTTAGTTCAAGCAGAAATAGCCCGTTCTCTCGTCTAGAAAAAGCCAATTCACCAAACTCACTTATCAATTTGAACACATTAGGATAAGTGTCCACACAACTCaacaaatatgaaaaaatataaCTCGGAATAGTAATCCAATTAGACCAATGCAGTCTATTATAAAATTCGGCATACACTCCAGCTCAATATTTCAGCTTCATGTTGACTTTTACAACCAGTTCTCAGTTCCAACAATCAGCTACCGGAATAAACCAGAGGAGGACGGAACAGGAGCAAAGAAGCGTTAAATAAATGTCGAAATGAGCAGCTGTCCTTGTGGAAAGAAGAGCGGTAGAAGTACATCCTTGCTGATGATGTTAAACACACAAGTTTAAATAAAACGCCCTCAGCTAAAAGCAGAAAGAGGGTTGTAGGTGGACGGAACGACTCGAGCACGTTTCGAGGCTAAATTCTTTTTTCAAACGCTCAGTGGATTCAAATTTGCTTTAAGAAAATTGTGTATGATCACACTGTGGCAGGGTTGGGAGACCATTGATGGCGAGTGAAGATAGTATGGACGAAGATGAACGTCGTCCTCAAATGAAGAGGGGGCTTAGCGAGTCAGACGACGTGAATGAGCGAGTGGTGAGGCAGAAAATAGATCAGGAAGGACTGAAAGTGCTGGTAAAGTTCAAAGAGGGTCATGATATTAAGTCAGTGGGGCCTGTGGCTCTCACTAAGTTTTTGCGCGAGAAGGTGGGTGAGATAGTCAGAGCTAGAGTTCAGTTTGATGGTGATTTGATGATAGTATGTAAAGACGAGGGCCAGCAATTGAAAGCCTTAAAACTGAAGAATGTTTGCAAAAAAGAAGTTCTTGAGGTGAAGGAAAAAATGGCAGCAGGAGTGGTGTGTAGGGGAGTTATCTATGGTATTCCTATAAAAGAGGATTTGGGAAAGCTAAAGGATAGCATTGAAGGAGGACGTGCGACTAGCCTGAAGAGGCTTAAAATGTGGAGGTCTGGAGAGAAGGTTGATAGTCTTTCAGTATTAGTGGAGTTTCAAGGGGAAGAGCTGCCTAAGTATGTCACTGTCGGATATATGAACTTCAATGTAAGGATGTATGTGCCCCCTCCGTTGAGGTGTTTTAAATGCCAGAAATATGGTTACATAGCTGCTTATTGCAAAGGCACTCAAACATGTGGACGCTGTGGCGGAGAGCATGTCTATGGTACATGTGGAACTGGGGTGCaagagaaatgtgttaattgtggGGGGAGCGCATAGTGTTGGGTACAGGGAGTGTGAAACCAGAAAAAGAGCAGTTGAAATCCAGCATATGAGGACTGAAGGAAGGTTGTCTTATGCTGAGGCAGCTAAGAGATTTCAAGCTGAGCCAGTTCTAGtgagacagacagcaagagctGCTAAAGCCGCAGTTGTTGATGAGGAATTCCTGATTGTTAAGAAGAAAGAGTTTCTGTGCTTTATTGCGGAAGTTATAAATTGTACGTCGCAAGCAAGACACAGGTCTGAGAAGACCGCTATTGTGGTTAAAAGTGCCAATAGGTATCTGGGTATCAAAGACATTACGTGGGAGAGCATTTATGAAGAACTCCAGCACAGAGATAAATCTGGGATACCAACATCCCTATCACAGCCTGTCTTACAGTTGCCTACGCTGATTTTACAAGCTAAGActtaaaaggaagaaaaggagggaaaagaagaaaaaaaaaaaaaaaaaaaaaaaaaaaacatttattttcttcagtGGAATGCTAGAAGTTTGGTGGCAAATGGGCAAGAGCTCAAGAGATTTATCTCTGAACTAGAGATTAAACCTGAGATTATTTGCATTGTTGAGACATGGCTGAAACCTCATctaaattttgttttaaatggttaTGTGTGTGAAAGAAGTGATAGGATCGATAGTAGTGGGGGTGGTTGTGCTACTTTTATTAAGGTGGGGGTTCCTACAGAGTTTTAGGTAAAGGTGAAGGCTTAGAGTATTTAGTTATTGAGGTTTGGTGTGATAATGGTagtttaaatattgtaaatttttATAATCCCTGTAAAAGACTTGATATTGATGCACTGGAGCAGGTTGAAGGGCAAGAAAGTGGCAAAGTAATATGGTTAGGAGATTTTAACGCACATAGTTCTCTGTGGGGAGGGGATAGAACGGATCATAATGGTTTGGTTTTAGAAGAACTTATGGATAGGAAAGGGTTGGTTTGTTTAAATGATGGGTCACCTACTCGTGTTGGGGTGAACGTGCAGTCTGTATTGGATCTGACTTTGGTTTCTCAGTCCCTTGCAGGTCAAATAATATGGGAAGTTTCTAGTGCGACAACGATTGGAAGTGACCATTATCCGATTTTATGTAGGATGGGTAATATTAGCTGCAATGTAAATCAGAGTTTCTCTGAAAGATGGAATTTTAATAAAGCTGATTGGATAATGTTTACAGTTTTAAGTGATAGGAATATGGGTCAGGTTGAGGTGATAGATGATGTAGATGAATTTGCAGAAAATATTAGTGTAGCTATGGTGGAAGCTGCAAGAGCTTCTATTGCCGAGTCGAGGCGGGAAGTACGAGGCGGAAATTGGTACCATGGTGGACAAGTGACTGCACTCAAGCAATAAGCAGTAGGAATAAAGCGTTTAAAGAGTTTAAAAATAGTTTAAGCTTTCAAAAGTATATGGATTATAAAAGAGAGCAGGCTAAGGTGAGGAAAGTAAttaggaaagtaaaaaaaaagaattactgGATAAAGTATTGTAATACTATAGGACGACAAACCTCTTTAAATGATGTGTGGagagttgttaaaaaaaatgagtggGGTGCGGCAATCTTGGAGTTATCCAGTCCTTAAGAATGGTGAGACTATGGCAGTGGAGGATGGAGATAAAGCAGCATTAATGGTCAAAGATATAGCAAATGTTCATAGTAGTTTTAACTTAACTGAAGATGAAAGACATAAAAGAGAGGCAACAAAAAGACAGTACCAATATCTTTTAGAAAATGTAGAGGATCGAGATGATAGTTTGAATGCGAGTTTTTTCGCTAGGTGAACTAAAGAAGGCTGTGAGCAAGGCGAAGGTAACAGCTACGGGAAAAGATCGAATAAGTTATGCAATGTTGAAGCATCTCGGTAACGAAGCTCTTCATACTATACTGGAGTTAATCAATAAAGTATGGGAACAAGGAAAAATTCCAAAGAGCTGGAAGATGGCTGTTATTATTCCAATTAGAAAGCCAGGGAAAGATCCTACTGTGACTTCTAACTATAGACCAATTGCTTTGTCATCCCACCTAGGTAAGATAATGGAGAGAATGATTGTGGAGagactgactttttttgttgagtCTCGAAATTTGATAACGTCGTTCCAAAGCGGCTTCAGGAAAGGAAGATCAGTTATGGATCCAGTTATTAAATTGGAGAGTGATATAAGAAAGGCCCAAGTATGTAAAGAAGTAGTAGCTGCTATATTTTTTGATATGGAAAAAGCGTATGATATGCTTTGGAAGGATGGTGTGTTAATTAAAATCCGAAGGCTTGGAATAGACGGGAAAATGTATTGCTGGATTAAGGATTTTTTGAGCAATAGGCAAATTCAGGTGAGGATAAATAGTAGCTTCtctgattgtgtttttgtggaaaatGGTGTACCCCAAGGAAGTGTTATCTCACCAATTTTGTTCTCTATTATGATAAATGATATATATGATACACTTGATTATGATATAGGAAAATCATTGTTTGCAGATGATGGCGCTCTCTGGAAAAGGGGTAAAAATGTTCAATTCATTGTTAGAAAATTGCAGAATGCTATCGACTGTGTAGAAGAATGGGCTGGGAAATGGGGATTCAGGTTCTCTGTTGAGAAAACCAAGGTAGTGTTTttctcgtttaaaaaaaaaattgaagaaaGGTTTACGTTGAAATTGTATGGTAGAGATTTAGAAAGAGTAAAATGTGTGAGATTTTTAGGTATGCTTTTTGATTCCAAGCTTACCTGGCATAATCATGTGGAAAAGGTAGTTAGCAAgtgtaaaaaagtaattaatatAATTAGATGCTTGTGCAATAAGGAGTGGGGAGCAGATATGACTTCAATGAAAAGATTTTATGTGGGATTAATTAGATCCATTGTTGATTTCGGGTGCGTGGCTTATGGGTCTGCTGCAAAATCTGAATTAAAGAAGCTTGATGTTATTCAGGGTTCAGCCCTCCGGATATGTTCAGGAGCAATGAGAACCTCCCCTATATCAGCGCTCCAGGTTGAAGTAGGGGAAATGCCATTTGATTTGAGACGACTGCAAATGTCACTATCATATTTTGTTCATCTAAAAGGACATGTGGAAGACCATCCAACTAAAAGTGTCCTCATATCAACATGGGAGCAGGCAAAAAGTAAAAGAGAGACGTTTAGTGCAAGTATACATGAAAAGGTAAAGCAAGCGGCTGTAGAACATTTTGAATTTGGTCCATCTGTAGTCTATCCACCGCATCCGCCCGTGGCTGCTACCGGTTCCAGATGCTGATATAACTTTGCATGAAAAGATAAAAACTATAAGGGGATAGTGGACAAATGGCTATGAGGTATGTGGATAACTATTATGGGTATGTGCAAATATTTACTGATGGGTCAAAGCTACCAGATACAGGGAAAGTGGCAATTGCATATGTGATACCAGAGTTTGATATTAAGTTTTCTGCAAGAGTTTCGGATCATTTatcagtgttttcagcagagttGATAGCTATTGTGATGGCCTTGCAGTGGGTAGAGCAAAGTAAACCGATAAGAGTAGCTATATGCTCAGACTCGTTGTCAGCCTTAGAAAATTTTAAATCAGGTAACTCATGTGAAAGGTCTGATATTGTATGTGAGATATTGACGTTGCTGCATAGTATTCAAAATTGTGGGACGCATGTAAAGTTTATTTGGGTTCCGGCTCATGTAGGCATGGTTGGTAATGAGTTGGCAGACAAGTTTGCTAAACAGGCTTTGAAAGCGACAAATGTATCTATTCAGtgtaaaatatcaaaatcagAGGCTAAGTcaatgattaaaaaacatgttaaaaagttGTGGCAAGATAAATGGGACAGGGAAGTTAAAGGGAGGGATTTTTACAGTGTAAATCCTGAGGTGGGTCAGGGTCGTTTAGTACTAAGGTGTCGAAAAGAAGAGGGAATTTATACAAGAATGAGACTAGGGCATACCAGactaaacaaaacattacaGTTAATAGGAAAACATAATACAGGAAATTGCGAGATTTGTAATGTGCCAGAGACAGTGGAACACGTCTTTCTGATGTGTAGGAAATTTAAAAGAGAAAGGGTTTTTATGAAAAGGAAAATAGAGGGCAGTGGAGAAAGTTTTATCCTTAGAGATCTTTTGTCTAAGGGCTCTGATCATAGAGTAATAAAGTATATGCTTGAATTTTTAAAGAACACTGGACTCATTGACAGAATATAggggttttttttatttttttttattttttttttttgtagcttgcAGGCTACAGTATTTTTCAAGGATGTAAGCCATAGTGATGATCATGCACAATTTATCTGGAGGGTGGCGGTAGTGCGCTAAGTTAGTCCGCATCCGCCGTTAAACAagcaactgaagaagaagaagaagaagaaagaaaagttccCTCCCGTTTCCCGTCGGACCTTAATGAGTGTGACAGCCAGCGGAAGTAAACAATGCTGCTGGCCGTAGCGTTAGCTGCATGCTGCTGTTGAATGAGCTGGAAGACGGTATTGTAGTCGTAGAGCAGATGATTCTTTCAGCTGGAACTAAGCAACAATGTCTTCAGTTGAGTGTTTGAGAGAGTTTGTCACCGAGCGactaactgctgctgctgaacaaATATTccgagttgttgaaaaaactaTCGTCGAGTACGAGGAAGAGATCGCTCGGCAGCGCAGACTGTTGGATGGCGTTTGGAGACCAGAAATCAGGTTACACAGGATAGGTGAGTTTAACCGCTACTATTTGAATCCTGGTTCTATATACCAGACACCAGAAGAACGAAGAGATAAAAATGAATTTGAATGTGGTTCtgaataagattttttttttttttttgaattttgacAGATATTTACAAATGCAAACTTCCGGGATTAATACCACATCAGCGAAACGTTATGAAATCACATATGCCGTTTCTTTTACACCGTAGTACGTAGACAACGAGTTCTCGGTCTCTGTTTCTGCCCACCATGatgagcctgggtctgtctgaggtttctgcctctTTACAGGAAGTTTGTTCCACCGTGGTAGAGTTGGTTTTATATTgcagtgattttcaaccactgtgccGCTGCACACTAGATCGTCCTGCGTGCCGTGAGAAATTATCCGATTTTACTTAATTGGgccaacaatttttttttttattgcgtTACTGCAAATAATTTGCCATTGTTGCGCATCTGTGCCTGCACTgtgatgactggcagagaaatgAAATACTATTCTGTatcagtaggtggcagtatagcgcaataatgaccatgttgatttaagacaatagaaTTACTGCCGCTTTCGCGCGCATCCCACAGTGACAGGATGTAAGCAGTAGGGCCGAGATTATTGATGTCAGCctgatggatacatttttaaaaaggaaaaatgcagattctgatcttattaggctacaatgtgtcattttgtaacatttttggttggtggtgtgccgtgggatttttgtaatgtaaaatatgttctgtggctcaaaaaaggttgaaaaacacgGTTATATTGGACGTTGGATATTCAACATTCAAAAAATCTATAATGCAGCTTGACCTTTTGACCTGTCCATCTTTGAGCAAGGGGGTAAGAGAGCATCCGAAAAGTGGGCCTCCTCCTATGGATAGGTTCATAGGCTAACAACCCAGACAGCCAGATGGATCTGGGCCAGGTCTTCATTAGCATTGGGCACAGATCTGCTAAACGTACCTGGGCCGGGCTCATTCTTTCTAACGGCCCATTACCGAAACAGGTTGGAATTAGAGAACTGAGCCAGAACTGGCCcagaacagttattaatgctggTGGCTCAGATCTTGCCCAGATCCGCGACTCATATTTTACATCAGGGGCTCATCTGGTCCTGGTCTGTGATTCATATTTAGGCTATCAGACAATTAAGGCCCAAATAAAACCCACATAAtttgtaattttcaaaatagtttattttttaattttgaaaaggcaAAAGAGAACACTACAGCATGAGCAACCATCTGTAGATGGGAATCCAgatgcacaaaaaaacacacacacacaatacaacacACAATACAACTAAGTGACAAAAATCATATGGTTCAAGGTCAATGTTAATtattcaaattacaaaaaaataaaaaccaagtGAAACCTGATGTGAACACTGCACATATATTTTACTGGTCATTAGTTGGGtggaatgtaaagctatttacTAGAAAACGcaacaaaatataaatttcgTGGAATGTGAAGCGGTGATATTCACGCCAGTGTCCTTCCGTtccgacattttttttttttttgaagtggtAAATACATGTTTCTGAGTATCCTCAAGGCATATGCATGGAtatgttgtatgggttccatacaacgttctATGCAGGTAAAatgattattatatatttatagcatttgaaaaaaaaggtttaaatggttttaaaacagtatcctgactaa contains:
- the LOC114555229 gene encoding LOW QUALITY PROTEIN: glutathione S-transferase theta-1 (The sequence of the model RefSeq protein was modified relative to this genomic sequence to represent the inferred CDS: inserted 1 base in 1 codon), which encodes MAARLLEVYLDLLSQPCRAIHILLGCTNIPHTVRTVALRKGENRTPEFTKLNPMQKVPVMVDNGFVLTESDAIMKYLVTKYEVPQHWYPRQPERRARVDEYTAWHHTHTRPHAARVFLLEVLIPRQTGXPVDQARLGRALSELEDTLDRLEDMFLRRQPFLCGDDITVADLLAVCELMQPEMSGRDVLQRRPGLQRWRGRVQAAVGEAFHRAHAVLYAVRDRHAAKL